A region from the Vibrio rumoiensis genome encodes:
- a CDS encoding 2-hydroxy-3-oxopropionate reductase, producing MTTPTIAFIGTGIMGKPMALNLQKAGYQLVVSDHFIAPPQELVDGGATVVHSGKEAAEQADIIITMVPNTPDVADALFGDNGIAQGLSAGKLVIDMSSIAPIETQEFAKQIKECGAEYLDAPVSGGEVGAINASLTIMVGGSEAAFERAKPLFEVMGQNITLVGDNGAGQICKVANQIIVALNIEAVSEAFVFASKAGADPARVRNALMGGFANSKILEVHGERMVKGTFDPGFRISLHQKDLNLALTGAEQLGLDLPNTATAQQLFGECAAMDGSNWDHSALIKAIEARGKHNIRGE from the coding sequence ATGACTACACCAACAATTGCATTTATCGGTACTGGCATTATGGGCAAACCGATGGCATTGAATTTACAAAAAGCGGGTTATCAATTGGTGGTATCTGATCACTTTATTGCGCCACCACAAGAGTTAGTCGATGGCGGAGCAACGGTGGTACATAGCGGTAAAGAAGCGGCAGAGCAAGCGGACATCATTATTACTATGGTACCGAATACGCCGGATGTTGCTGATGCGCTGTTTGGTGATAATGGTATCGCACAAGGTTTATCTGCTGGAAAGTTAGTGATCGACATGAGTTCGATTGCACCAATTGAAACGCAAGAGTTTGCGAAGCAAATTAAAGAGTGTGGCGCGGAGTATCTTGATGCTCCTGTTTCCGGCGGCGAAGTGGGTGCGATTAACGCCTCGCTAACAATTATGGTTGGGGGCAGTGAAGCGGCGTTTGAACGTGCTAAACCACTATTTGAAGTGATGGGACAAAACATCACGCTGGTGGGTGACAATGGCGCAGGACAAATTTGTAAAGTGGCCAACCAAATCATCGTGGCGCTTAATATCGAAGCGGTTTCAGAAGCCTTTGTCTTTGCTTCAAAAGCGGGTGCCGATCCTGCTCGTGTGCGTAATGCATTGATGGGTGGTTTTGCTAACTCGAAGATTTTGGAAGTCCATGGTGAGCGCATGGTGAAAGGCACGTTCGACCCTGGATTTAGAATCTCTTTGCATCAAAAAGATTTAAATCTAGCGTTAACAGGTGCGGAGCAACTGGGTCTTGATCTACCAAACACGGCTACGGCTCAACAATTATTTGGTGAGTGTGCCGCAATGGATGGCTCGAACTGGGACCACTCTGCATTGATTAAAGCCATTGAAGCGCGTGGTAAACATAATATCCGTGGTGAATAA
- the hyi gene encoding hydroxypyruvate isomerase codes for MPKFAANLSMLFTEVDFLQRFGQAAEAGFQGVEYLFPYDFEPSTIQQVLEENQLQQVLFNLPAGNWLDGDRGIAVDPKRVDEFQQGVAKAIQYAKALNCSQVNCLAGIVPDGVTQQQAEDTFVSNLRFAAGALKENGISLIIEAINTRDIPGFFLTNTKQALDIIEKVGSDNLNFQYDIYHMQIMEGDLAPTLSEHLSQIQHVQLADNPGRHEPGTGEINYPFLFNHLDSIGYDGWIGCEYKPKTTTQEGLVWLKEMA; via the coding sequence ATGCCTAAGTTTGCGGCAAATCTATCAATGCTATTTACCGAAGTGGATTTTTTACAACGCTTTGGACAAGCAGCGGAAGCTGGGTTTCAAGGTGTGGAATACTTATTCCCTTATGATTTTGAACCTAGCACCATTCAGCAAGTGCTTGAAGAAAATCAGTTACAACAAGTGTTGTTCAATTTACCTGCTGGTAACTGGTTAGACGGTGATCGTGGGATTGCGGTTGACCCTAAACGGGTGGATGAATTTCAGCAAGGCGTCGCGAAGGCAATTCAATATGCCAAAGCGCTTAATTGCAGCCAAGTCAATTGTTTAGCGGGAATTGTGCCGGATGGTGTCACGCAACAGCAAGCTGAAGATACCTTTGTGAGCAATCTGCGTTTTGCTGCTGGTGCGCTAAAAGAAAATGGCATTAGTTTGATCATTGAAGCGATTAACACTCGTGATATACCGGGCTTTTTCTTAACCAATACCAAGCAAGCGCTCGACATCATTGAGAAGGTAGGCAGTGATAACCTGAACTTCCAATACGACATCTACCACATGCAGATCATGGAAGGGGATTTAGCGCCAACGCTCAGCGAGCACCTTAGCCAAATTCAGCATGTTCAATTAGCGGATAATCCTGGTCGACACGAACCGGGTACAGGGGAGATTAACTACCCATTCTTGTTTAACCATTTAGATAGCATTGGTTACGACGGTTGGATTGGTTGTGAATATAAGCCGAAGACCACGACTCAAGAAGGTCTTGTTTGGCTAAAAGAAATGGCGTAA
- the gcl gene encoding glyoxylate carboligase: MAKMKAIEAAVEVLKREGVDIAFGVPGAAINPFYAAMKKIGGIDHVLARHVEGASHMAEGYTRTNDKNIGVCIGTSGPAGTDMITGLYSASADSIPILCITGQAPRARLHKEDFQAVDIESIAKPVTKWATTVLEPALVPRAFQQAFHIMRSGRPGPVLIDLPIDVQLAEIEFDIDTYEPLEPYQPSATRSQVEKALTMLTESDKPLIVSGGGVINAGASAELQELAEILNVPVIPTLMGWGSIPDNHELMAGMVGLQTSHRYGNATMLASDFVLGIGNRWANRHTGSVDVYTQGRKFVHVDIEPTQIGRVFCPDLGIVSDAKSALTLFLDVAKEMQAAGKLKDRSSWVGECIERKSSMLRKTHFEEVPMKPMRVYEEMNKAFGEDTCYVSTIGLSQIAAAQFLHVYKPRHWINCGQAGPLGWTIPAALGVRAADPDRPIVAISGDYDFQFMIEELAAGAQFNLPYIHVVVNNSYLGLIRQAQRQFDIDYCVQLAFENQNAPEMEGYGVDHVAVVEGLGCKAIRVRNPEDAPAAFEEAKQLMAKHRVPVVVEFILERVTNIAMGVEIDGINEFESLAEMEGDAPTAITFNQ; this comes from the coding sequence ATGGCTAAAATGAAAGCGATTGAAGCGGCAGTTGAAGTATTGAAAAGGGAAGGCGTAGATATCGCATTTGGCGTACCTGGTGCGGCAATTAACCCTTTTTATGCGGCGATGAAAAAAATTGGTGGGATTGACCATGTCTTAGCACGTCACGTTGAGGGGGCCTCCCATATGGCGGAAGGTTATACCCGAACCAATGATAAAAACATTGGGGTGTGTATTGGTACTTCAGGCCCTGCGGGCACCGATATGATCACTGGGCTGTATTCTGCCTCTGCAGATTCTATACCAATCTTATGTATCACTGGACAAGCACCGCGCGCCCGTTTGCATAAAGAAGATTTCCAAGCGGTGGACATTGAATCGATTGCCAAACCTGTCACTAAATGGGCAACCACTGTTTTAGAGCCAGCACTCGTGCCACGCGCATTTCAGCAAGCATTTCACATTATGCGTTCAGGTCGTCCGGGGCCAGTATTGATCGACTTACCGATTGACGTGCAATTGGCCGAAATTGAGTTTGATATTGATACTTATGAGCCACTTGAGCCGTATCAACCTAGCGCAACACGTAGCCAAGTAGAAAAAGCGCTGACGATGTTAACGGAATCGGACAAGCCTTTAATTGTGTCTGGTGGTGGTGTGATTAATGCGGGGGCAAGTGCTGAGCTGCAAGAGTTGGCTGAGATCTTAAATGTGCCTGTCATTCCAACCTTAATGGGCTGGGGTAGTATCCCTGATAACCATGAACTCATGGCCGGTATGGTTGGGCTACAAACTTCACATCGTTACGGAAATGCCACCATGCTTGCGTCTGATTTTGTATTGGGCATTGGTAATCGCTGGGCAAACCGTCATACCGGTTCGGTGGATGTGTATACCCAGGGTCGTAAGTTTGTCCATGTGGATATCGAACCGACACAAATTGGTCGCGTGTTCTGCCCTGATCTTGGCATTGTGTCAGATGCGAAGTCGGCATTAACGCTGTTCTTAGACGTTGCGAAAGAAATGCAAGCAGCAGGCAAGTTAAAAGACCGTTCTAGCTGGGTTGGTGAGTGTATTGAACGCAAATCAAGCATGTTGCGTAAAACTCACTTTGAAGAAGTGCCGATGAAGCCGATGCGTGTTTATGAAGAAATGAACAAAGCATTTGGTGAGGACACTTGTTATGTCAGCACTATTGGTTTGTCGCAAATTGCTGCCGCACAGTTCCTACACGTGTATAAACCTCGTCATTGGATTAACTGTGGTCAAGCTGGCCCATTAGGTTGGACGATTCCGGCTGCATTAGGTGTTCGAGCGGCTGACCCTGACCGCCCAATTGTCGCGATTTCCGGCGATTACGACTTCCAGTTCATGATTGAAGAGTTAGCCGCTGGGGCGCAATTTAATCTGCCTTACATTCACGTGGTGGTGAACAATTCATACCTTGGTTTGATTCGCCAAGCGCAACGCCAGTTCGATATTGATTACTGTGTGCAGCTTGCTTTTGAAAACCAAAACGCACCAGAAATGGAAGGTTATGGGGTTGATCACGTCGCGGTTGTCGAAGGGTTAGGTTGTAAAGCGATTCGCGTTCGTAACCCTGAAGATGCGCCAGCCGCTTTTGAAGAAGCGAAGCAATTAATGGCCAAGCATCGCGTGCCAGTTGTGGTCGAATTCATTCTAGAACGCGTTACTAACATTGCAATGGGTGTTGAAATTGATGGCATCAATGAATTTGAAAGTTTAGCGGAAATGGAAGGCGACGCCCCAACCGCGATTACCTTTAACCAGTAA
- the aceB gene encoding malate synthase A, with protein sequence MQTQQSRTINVVGKLTTEQQKAILSEPALDFLNALVTKFSAPLEQALKLRRERQTQFDAGELPDFRKDTKSIRDDKNWKVAPIPKTLQDRRVEITGPVDRKMVINALNSGAKIFMCCFEDASSPTWENMLDGQINLRDANAGTISYYDEKKDKQYDLVAKPAQLLARPRGLHLPERHIEYNGQPIAGCLMDFALYFFHNYQTRAKQGEGVYYYIPKLESMEEAKWWDDVFRFTEEYFKVEIGTIRATVLIETLPAVFQMEEILYVMRDHIVAMNCGRWDYIFSYIKTLKNHKDRILPDRHSVGMDKPFLNAYSQLLVKTCHARGALAMGGMSAFIPNSDPAVMQQVLAKVEEDKNRESSNGHDGTWVAHPKLVDVAMSIFDNKLGGQVNQMDFDSSHVGDITAEQLLAPCEGPRNEEGLRKNIRIALYYIEAWISGVGCVPIYGLMEDAATAEISRASIWQWIKHGVKLDDGQVVTEAYFRALLAEELITIKQEVGEQRYAQGRFEETAKMFDTLSTQDDFAEFLTLPSYPLLC encoded by the coding sequence ATGCAAACCCAACAATCGCGTACGATTAATGTGGTTGGCAAACTAACAACTGAACAACAAAAGGCCATTCTTTCAGAGCCTGCTTTGGATTTTCTGAATGCCTTAGTGACCAAGTTCAGTGCACCATTAGAGCAAGCACTGAAACTACGACGTGAACGTCAAACACAATTTGATGCAGGCGAACTTCCTGATTTCCGTAAAGATACTAAAAGTATTCGTGACGATAAAAACTGGAAAGTGGCACCTATTCCTAAAACGCTTCAGGATCGTCGAGTTGAAATCACAGGCCCTGTTGACCGTAAGATGGTGATTAACGCACTCAATTCCGGTGCAAAAATCTTCATGTGCTGTTTTGAAGATGCGTCTTCTCCAACGTGGGAAAATATGCTGGATGGGCAAATTAACCTACGTGATGCCAATGCCGGCACCATCAGCTACTACGATGAGAAAAAAGATAAACAATATGATCTCGTTGCAAAACCAGCACAACTGCTTGCTCGCCCTCGTGGTTTGCATTTACCTGAGCGTCATATTGAATATAACGGCCAGCCAATTGCCGGTTGTTTAATGGATTTTGCTTTGTACTTCTTCCATAACTACCAAACTCGCGCCAAGCAAGGTGAAGGTGTGTACTACTACATTCCTAAGTTAGAAAGTATGGAAGAAGCCAAATGGTGGGACGATGTTTTCCGCTTTACTGAAGAGTACTTCAAAGTAGAGATCGGCACCATTCGCGCAACGGTATTGATCGAAACCCTTCCTGCGGTATTCCAAATGGAAGAGATTTTATATGTGATGCGTGATCATATTGTGGCAATGAACTGTGGCCGTTGGGATTACATCTTCAGCTACATCAAAACATTGAAGAATCATAAGGATCGTATCTTACCTGATCGCCACAGCGTCGGTATGGATAAACCATTCCTCAATGCTTATAGCCAACTATTAGTCAAAACCTGTCATGCTCGCGGCGCATTAGCCATGGGCGGCATGTCAGCCTTTATTCCAAATTCCGACCCGGCTGTGATGCAGCAAGTGCTAGCCAAGGTGGAAGAAGATAAAAACCGCGAATCCTCGAATGGACATGACGGTACTTGGGTTGCTCATCCAAAGTTAGTGGATGTTGCAATGAGTATTTTTGACAACAAATTGGGTGGGCAAGTCAATCAAATGGATTTTGACAGCAGCCATGTAGGTGACATTACTGCAGAACAATTACTTGCACCATGTGAAGGGCCACGCAATGAAGAAGGCTTACGTAAAAATATTCGTATTGCACTTTATTACATTGAAGCCTGGATCAGCGGTGTGGGCTGTGTACCAATCTACGGCCTAATGGAAGATGCGGCAACAGCGGAAATCTCTCGCGCCAGCATCTGGCAGTGGATTAAACACGGCGTAAAACTAGACGATGGCCAAGTGGTAACAGAGGCGTATTTCCGAGCTCTGTTGGCAGAAGAATTAATTACGATTAAACAAGAAGTTGGCGAGCAACGTTATGCTCAAGGACGATTTGAAGAAACGGCCAAGATGTTCGATACCTTATCGACCCAAGACGATTTTGCAGAGTTCTTGACTCTACCGAGCTACCCGCTTCTTTGTTAA
- a CDS encoding GlcG/HbpS family heme-binding protein, protein MMSLTLQQALSITQGAFHTALDLKSAPLTVAVLDSGGKLISLQRQDGSSMMRPDIAIAKAWGALALGCSSRKLAQDADARPAFISAINVLAHGNMVPVPGGVLIRNEANLVLGAVGISGDLSDLDEKCALEGILHAKLYSSDT, encoded by the coding sequence ATCATGAGTTTGACACTGCAACAAGCATTAAGTATCACCCAAGGTGCGTTTCATACCGCATTAGACTTAAAAAGTGCCCCCCTCACTGTGGCTGTTTTAGACAGTGGTGGCAAACTGATTTCCCTACAACGACAAGACGGCTCCAGCATGATGCGACCCGATATTGCCATTGCCAAAGCGTGGGGAGCCCTTGCATTAGGATGCTCATCAAGAAAGTTAGCGCAAGATGCCGATGCCCGACCTGCCTTTATTTCCGCCATTAATGTATTGGCTCACGGCAATATGGTACCGGTTCCCGGAGGCGTATTAATTCGCAACGAAGCGAACTTAGTATTAGGTGCAGTGGGAATCAGTGGCGACTTATCAGATTTGGATGAAAAGTGTGCGCTGGAAGGCATTTTGCATGCAAAGTTGTATTCATCTGACACTTAG
- a CDS encoding GntR family transcriptional regulator: MTKLSKLSNTKIQAKANNQTQDDVVYCHIFDAILEQRLPPSTKLNEESLSEIFGVSRTIIRRALLRLSLEQVVDIKPNRGATVSAPTIEEATQILKAREIAELALTELATENCNPQQMQVLRNLVTSEDEAIANGDVGRGIRLSGEFHIELAKMAKNAPLLHFLRSLVSQTSLLIAQYEGSNNSNCSQDEHTNLLNAIEAGDKQTAIHLMEHHLQHIKANLNLTDDATSSDLHVVFSNVIRSRA; encoded by the coding sequence ATGACGAAATTAAGTAAGCTATCGAATACTAAAATTCAAGCAAAAGCGAATAACCAGACTCAAGATGATGTGGTGTATTGCCACATCTTTGATGCCATCTTAGAGCAACGTTTGCCACCAAGCACTAAGCTCAACGAAGAGTCTTTGAGTGAAATCTTTGGCGTAAGCCGCACGATTATTCGCCGTGCCCTATTACGATTATCACTTGAGCAAGTCGTTGATATCAAACCTAACCGTGGTGCGACTGTTTCTGCACCAACCATTGAGGAAGCAACGCAAATCCTAAAAGCTCGAGAAATTGCAGAACTTGCGCTCACAGAACTCGCAACAGAGAACTGCAATCCTCAACAAATGCAAGTTCTACGTAATTTAGTCACCAGTGAAGATGAGGCCATTGCCAATGGCGATGTCGGCCGTGGGATTCGTTTATCCGGTGAATTTCATATTGAGCTGGCTAAAATGGCAAAGAACGCGCCATTATTACACTTCTTACGCAGCCTCGTTTCTCAAACGTCATTATTGATTGCTCAGTATGAAGGCAGTAATAACAGCAACTGTTCTCAAGATGAACACACTAATCTACTCAATGCGATTGAAGCCGGCGATAAGCAAACTGCCATTCATTTAATGGAACATCACTTACAGCACATCAAAGCAAACCTGAATTTAACCGATGATGCGACGTCGAGTGATTTACATGTGGTATTTTCCAATGTCATTCGTTCACGTGCATAG
- a CDS encoding IS3 family transposase (programmed frameshift) produces the protein MTTSHNIYVKRTQRDYTLGFKLQVVDAVEKGDMTYKQAQAIYGIQGRSTVLTWLRKFGKMDWTQNPRKKAMHKTTKPNESPAQKIKRLEKELEDERLKNLFLNEVVDILDAEHGTSLRKKYIAKARSLQKQKGLSLARVCRLCGISRQSVYQREKRAAHRQVELTPIKQMVLELRRYMPRIGTRKLYSLLKPKLQEEGIKLGRDALFDYLRDERLLVKPKRSFTKTTNSRHWMKKHPNLLKDYKPRHPEDVLVSDITYVQSNEGVHYLSLVTDAFSRKIMGYELSNEMKATDVVKALDMAIKTRQYSCPCIHHSDRGLQYCSGVYQDRLKKETIKPSMTDGYDCYQNALAERVNGILKQEFLLYECKDIVELKQLVKESINIYNNMRPHLSLGMRTPNEVHEKANG, from the exons ATGACTACTTCACATAATATCTACGTTAAGCGCACTCAGCGTGATTACACACTAGGCTTTAAATTACAGGTTGTCGATGCTGTTGAAAAAGGCGACATGACTTATAAACAAGCCCAAGCTATCTATGGCATTCAAGGTCGTTCAACGGTTTTAACCTGGCTAAGAAAGTTCGGGAAAATGGACTGGACGCAAAATCCAAGGAAGAAAGCCATGCATAAAACAACGAAACCAAATGAATCTCCAGCTCAAAAAATTAAGCGACTTGAAAAAGAATTGGAAGATGAACGACTAAAGAATCTCTTTTTAAATGAAGTCGTTGATATCCTTGATGCTGAGCACGGAACTAGCCTCAGAAAAAAGTATATCGCCAAG GCAAGAAGCCTTCAAAAACAGAAGGGGCTCAGCCTAGCTCGAGTCTGTAGGTTGTGCGGCATATCGAGACAAAGCGTTTATCAAAGAGAAAAGCGGGCAGCTCACCGTCAGGTAGAGCTCACCCCCATCAAGCAGATGGTTCTAGAACTTCGGCGCTATATGCCTCGAATAGGTACTAGAAAATTGTATTCCTTACTCAAACCAAAGCTGCAAGAAGAAGGAATCAAGCTAGGTAGAGATGCACTCTTTGATTACTTACGTGACGAACGTCTTCTCGTTAAGCCTAAGCGCAGTTTTACGAAGACGACCAATAGTCGACATTGGATGAAAAAACATCCTAACTTGCTTAAAGACTATAAACCTCGTCATCCCGAAGATGTGTTGGTGAGTGACATAACCTATGTCCAATCTAATGAAGGCGTGCATTATCTCTCGTTAGTTACTGACGCCTTTAGTCGGAAAATTATGGGCTATGAGCTCAGCAATGAAATGAAAGCGACGGATGTTGTAAAGGCTTTAGATATGGCGATAAAAACACGTCAGTATAGTTGCCCGTGTATCCATCATTCAGATCGCGGGCTTCAATATTGCTCAGGTGTTTACCAAGACAGATTGAAAAAGGAAACCATCAAGCCATCGATGACGGATGGTTATGACTGCTACCAGAATGCATTAGCAGAAAGAGTAAACGGCATCCTGAAACAAGAATTTTTACTTTATGAGTGTAAGGATATCGTTGAGCTTAAGCAGTTAGTAAAGGAATCAATCAACATCTATAACAATATGAGACCACACCTGAGTCTTGGGATGAGAACCCCGAATGAGGTGCATGAAAAAGCCAACGGCTAA
- a CDS encoding IS256 family transposase yields MNNDFDLEQAIKALQSGQDLTGKDGFLTPLIKQITEAALKAELAQHIDNDDQPNRKNGTSKKTVKSSVGAFELDTPRDRSGSFEPQLIKKNQTKLTDEIDRKILSMFSLGMSYRDIRGHVEDMYGIDVSEATITAVTDRLIPELKEWQQRPLDAIYPFIWLDAIHYKIREDGRYVSKAIYTILGLNIDGKKELLGLYLSESEGANYWLSVLTDLHNRGVEDILISCVDGLVGFPEAIATIYPNTEVQLCIVHQIRNSIKYVASKHQKEFMADLKPVYRAVTKEAAEIELDRLEAKWGQQYPIVLRSWRNKWVNLSVYFKYPEYVRKAIYTTNAIEAVHRQFRKLTKTKGGFPNENSLLKLLYAGILNASKKWTMPIQNWNMTLSQLAIHFEGRLDDVLDI; encoded by the coding sequence ATGAATAATGATTTCGATCTAGAGCAAGCCATTAAAGCTCTTCAATCTGGACAAGATTTAACAGGCAAAGATGGCTTTTTAACTCCTCTTATCAAGCAAATTACGGAAGCTGCTTTAAAAGCTGAGCTTGCACAACACATCGATAATGATGACCAGCCAAATCGTAAAAATGGAACCTCTAAGAAGACTGTTAAGTCTTCTGTCGGAGCATTTGAACTTGATACTCCTCGCGACCGTTCAGGCTCTTTTGAACCTCAACTTATCAAGAAAAATCAAACCAAGCTGACTGATGAAATTGATCGTAAAATCCTTTCTATGTTCTCGTTAGGAATGAGCTATCGTGATATTCGAGGACATGTTGAAGATATGTATGGTATCGACGTCTCTGAGGCCACAATTACTGCTGTCACAGACCGCTTAATACCAGAGCTTAAAGAATGGCAGCAGCGTCCATTAGACGCTATATACCCGTTCATTTGGCTTGATGCCATCCACTATAAAATTAGAGAGGATGGTCGTTATGTCAGTAAAGCGATATACACAATCTTAGGCTTGAATATCGACGGTAAAAAAGAACTACTTGGGTTATACCTATCAGAGTCTGAAGGCGCAAATTATTGGCTATCAGTTTTAACTGATTTACATAATCGAGGGGTTGAGGATATTTTAATCAGTTGCGTAGATGGCTTGGTTGGCTTCCCTGAAGCCATTGCCACAATTTATCCAAATACTGAAGTTCAATTGTGCATCGTCCATCAAATTCGGAACTCAATAAAATATGTCGCATCTAAGCACCAAAAAGAGTTTATGGCAGATCTGAAACCAGTTTATCGAGCGGTAACTAAGGAAGCAGCTGAAATAGAGTTAGACCGATTAGAAGCTAAGTGGGGCCAACAATATCCAATAGTATTACGCTCATGGCGTAATAAATGGGTAAACCTGTCGGTTTACTTTAAATATCCAGAGTATGTTCGGAAAGCCATATATACCACCAATGCTATTGAGGCGGTACATCGTCAGTTTCGAAAGCTGACCAAAACTAAAGGTGGTTTTCCAAATGAAAACAGCTTGCTTAAGCTGTTGTATGCTGGGATATTGAATGCGTCTAAGAAGTGGACAATGCCAATCCAGAACTGGAATATGACATTGTCTCAACTGGCGATTCATTTTGAAGGTCGTTTGGATGACGTCTTAGATATTTAG
- a CDS encoding sucrose-6-phosphate hydrolase encodes MSLNTSWTIEQRYRRLEDISQSERESMTLSRQQDTSFPCYHIAPSFGLLNDPNGLCYFNGEHHIFYQWTPVGPVHGMKYWYHLSTKDFIHFTDHGIGLHPDEDYDSHGVYSGGALVEGDRVLLFFTGNKRDENWNRVPTQCFATMFLNNEIKKNGIIIENEHYTEHFRDPKVWKKDDVYFMVVGAQTQNEKGSMALYESENLLTWQHKGPIKTKYTDLGYMWECPDFFELDGQAVMLFSPQGVQSSDPYDFKNIYSVAYLVGDRLNLSTIELEGHHDILQPDYGFDFYAPQTYLDGSGRRILIAWVGLPDIDTPSVKYQWAGMLSIPRELTLEDGFLIQKPLTELQSLRKEEVVFSQTHKIENGSFLVQLDIEDKEFELELSNLKGERIVFSATRGEFQLDRSEMSHLYAEKFGTVRKAPRLINNQLLEMYVDNSVIEIFINDGKHTMTSRFFIDNLENISIKGIEYAKLFYMDRIDGLYSSLKEN; translated from the coding sequence ATGAGCTTAAATACGAGTTGGACTATAGAGCAACGGTATCGTCGACTTGAAGATATTTCGCAATCTGAGCGTGAAAGTATGACACTTTCTCGCCAACAGGATACAAGCTTTCCCTGCTACCATATTGCGCCTTCATTTGGTTTGTTAAATGACCCGAATGGTTTGTGTTACTTTAATGGAGAGCACCATATCTTTTATCAGTGGACACCAGTAGGGCCAGTGCATGGGATGAAATATTGGTACCATTTATCTACCAAGGATTTTATTCATTTTACCGATCATGGAATAGGCCTTCATCCAGATGAAGATTATGATTCTCATGGAGTATATTCTGGGGGGGCTTTGGTTGAAGGCGATCGTGTATTGCTGTTTTTTACAGGTAATAAGCGTGATGAAAATTGGAATCGAGTTCCAACACAATGTTTTGCCACTATGTTCTTAAATAACGAGATAAAAAAGAATGGCATCATTATTGAAAATGAGCACTACACTGAGCATTTCAGAGATCCAAAGGTATGGAAAAAAGATGATGTTTATTTCATGGTTGTTGGTGCTCAAACTCAAAATGAAAAAGGCTCTATGGCGCTCTATGAAAGTGAAAATTTACTTACTTGGCAGCATAAAGGCCCAATTAAAACAAAATATACTGATTTAGGTTATATGTGGGAATGCCCAGACTTTTTTGAACTCGATGGTCAAGCCGTGATGTTGTTCTCACCTCAGGGAGTACAAAGCAGCGATCCCTATGATTTTAAAAATATTTATTCGGTGGCGTATTTAGTTGGGGATAGATTGAACTTAAGTACGATAGAGCTAGAGGGGCATCATGATATCTTGCAACCTGATTATGGTTTTGATTTTTATGCTCCACAGACTTATTTAGATGGTTCAGGTCGACGCATTTTAATCGCTTGGGTTGGATTGCCTGATATCGATACGCCATCTGTAAAATATCAATGGGCAGGGATGCTTTCTATCCCTCGTGAGCTAACCTTGGAAGATGGCTTCCTTATTCAGAAACCATTAACTGAATTGCAAAGCTTAAGGAAGGAAGAGGTTGTTTTTTCACAGACTCATAAAATTGAAAACGGTAGCTTCTTAGTCCAGCTTGATATTGAAGATAAAGAGTTTGAGCTTGAATTAAGTAACCTCAAAGGTGAGAGAATTGTTTTTAGTGCAACTCGTGGAGAATTTCAGCTTGACCGAAGTGAAATGTCACATCTATATGCGGAAAAGTTTGGCACAGTAAGAAAGGCTCCAAGACTCATTAATAACCAATTACTTGAAATGTATGTCGATAATTCTGTTATTGAAATCTTTATTAATGATGGAAAGCATACGATGACTAGTCGCTTTTTCATTGATAATTTAGAAAATATATCAATCAAAGGGATTGAATATGCCAAGCTCTTTTATATGGATAGAATCGATGGGTTGTATTCATCGTTAAAAGAAAATTGA